One uncultured Jannaschia sp. DNA segment encodes these proteins:
- a CDS encoding hydroxymethylglutaryl-CoA lyase has protein sequence MTGPVEIFEVGPRDGLQNEARAIPAAEKIALIDLLSKAGFRRIEVASFVSPRWVPQMADGAEVLAGIKRHDGVSYAALTPNLRGYENARDAVVDEVAIFASASEGFSKANLNATIAESLARFEPLVAAARADDMPVRGYVSCVVECPFDGAVPPGDVARVVAALRAFGCYEVSLGDTIGRGLPEAVDAMLGAVLGEMEATALAGHFHDTAGRALDNVDVALGRGLRVFDAAVGGLGGCPYAPGAAGNVATEAVLAHLHAAGYETGLDAAVVDAAAEMARGMRAG, from the coding sequence ATGACCGGCCCGGTCGAAATCTTCGAGGTCGGCCCCCGCGACGGGCTCCAGAACGAGGCACGCGCGATACCGGCCGCCGAGAAGATCGCGCTGATCGACCTGTTGTCGAAGGCGGGCTTCCGGCGGATCGAGGTGGCGAGCTTCGTGAGTCCCAGATGGGTGCCGCAGATGGCCGACGGCGCCGAGGTCCTGGCTGGGATCAAGCGCCACGACGGCGTGTCCTACGCGGCGCTGACGCCGAACCTGCGCGGCTATGAGAACGCGCGCGATGCGGTGGTCGACGAGGTGGCGATTTTCGCCAGCGCCTCGGAGGGGTTCTCGAAGGCCAATCTCAACGCCACCATCGCCGAGAGCCTCGCCCGGTTCGAGCCTCTGGTCGCCGCCGCCCGCGCCGACGACATGCCGGTCCGGGGCTACGTGTCCTGCGTCGTGGAATGCCCGTTCGACGGGGCCGTGCCGCCCGGTGACGTGGCGCGGGTCGTCGCGGCGCTGCGCGCATTCGGCTGCTACGAGGTCAGCCTCGGTGACACGATCGGGCGCGGACTTCCCGAGGCGGTGGATGCGATGCTGGGCGCGGTGCTGGGCGAGATGGAGGCCACGGCGCTGGCCGGGCATTTCCACGATACGGCCGGGCGCGCGCTGGACAATGTGGACGTGGCGCTCGGGCGCGGGCTGCGCGTATTCGACGCCGCGGTGGGTGGGCTCGGCGGTTGTCCCTATGCCCCGGGAGCGGCCGGGAACGTCGCGACCGAGGCCGTGCTCGCGCATCTGCACGCGGCAGGCTACGAAACCGGCCTCGACGCGGCGGTCGTGGATGCGGCGGCCGAGATGGCACGCGGCATGAGGGCCGGCTGA
- a CDS encoding glutathione S-transferase family protein, with protein sequence MTGILLHHVPQSRSQRVLWLLHELDVPFEVRTWPFDKTLRSDEFLALNPAGRVPALEMDGRSYWETGAIVELLCERFPEAGMGRAPDHPERADWLIWVHFSETISQHAAALTQAHVALREDWMRSPVAMKLEAARVGKCFDAIEARLAGDWLLPSGFSAADICVAQAAAMGRRFHAVGDRPRMAGWLDRCLARPGWAASDQGGALYDRAFYDAPPVIAPEDA encoded by the coding sequence ATGACCGGCATCCTCTTGCATCACGTCCCCCAGAGCCGGTCGCAGCGCGTGCTCTGGCTTCTGCACGAGCTGGACGTGCCGTTCGAGGTCCGGACCTGGCCCTTCGACAAGACGCTGCGGTCGGACGAGTTCCTCGCGCTCAACCCGGCGGGCCGTGTCCCCGCGCTCGAGATGGACGGGCGATCCTACTGGGAGACGGGCGCGATCGTGGAGCTTCTGTGCGAGCGCTTCCCCGAGGCCGGGATGGGACGCGCGCCGGACCATCCGGAGCGGGCCGATTGGCTGATCTGGGTACATTTCAGCGAGACGATCAGCCAGCATGCCGCGGCATTGACGCAGGCCCATGTCGCGCTTCGCGAAGACTGGATGCGCTCGCCGGTTGCCATGAAGCTGGAGGCCGCGCGCGTGGGCAAATGCTTCGATGCCATCGAAGCGCGGCTGGCGGGCGATTGGCTGCTGCCGTCGGGGTTCTCGGCGGCGGATATCTGCGTGGCGCAGGCCGCCGCGATGGGCCGCCGGTTTCACGCGGTGGGTGACCGCCCGCGTATGGCAGGCTGGCTCGACCGGTGCCTCGCGCGGCCCGGCTGGGCCGCGTCGGACCAGGGCGGCGCGCTCTATGACCGGGCGTTTTACGATGCACCGCCCGTGATCGCACCGGAGGACGCATGA
- a CDS encoding crotonase/enoyl-CoA hydratase family protein — translation MSYETLDVTRDGRGVVTVRLDRPDMHNALSAPMMDELTAVAAMLAADGSRVVVLTGTGRSFCAGGDLGWMRAQFDAPPEARATEGRRLAHMLQAWNTLPKPVIGRVQGNAFGGGVGLACICDVAIGAVGALFGLTETRLGLIPATIGPYVIARMGEGRARRVFMSSRRFDAAEAVDLGILARVVEAEALDAAVEAEVAPYLACAPGAVAEAKRLARALGPVIDEATIERTIEALIARWEGDEAAEGVGAFFEKRPPRWAG, via the coding sequence ATGAGCTACGAGACCCTGGACGTGACGCGCGACGGGCGTGGTGTCGTGACCGTTCGGCTGGACCGTCCGGACATGCACAACGCCCTCTCGGCGCCGATGATGGACGAGTTGACGGCCGTGGCCGCGATGCTTGCGGCCGATGGCAGCCGCGTCGTGGTGCTGACCGGGACAGGCCGATCCTTTTGCGCGGGCGGCGACCTCGGCTGGATGCGGGCGCAGTTCGATGCTCCGCCCGAGGCGCGGGCCACCGAGGGTCGACGCCTGGCGCACATGCTGCAGGCGTGGAACACGCTGCCGAAGCCGGTGATCGGCCGGGTGCAGGGCAACGCCTTCGGCGGTGGCGTGGGGCTTGCCTGCATCTGCGACGTGGCGATCGGCGCGGTGGGCGCGCTCTTCGGCCTGACCGAGACACGGCTGGGCCTGATCCCCGCGACCATCGGGCCTTATGTGATCGCGCGCATGGGCGAGGGTCGCGCGCGGCGGGTCTTCATGTCGTCGCGCCGCTTCGACGCGGCCGAGGCCGTCGATCTGGGCATCCTCGCGCGGGTGGTCGAGGCCGAGGCCCTCGATGCGGCAGTCGAGGCCGAGGTTGCGCCATATCTCGCTTGTGCGCCCGGCGCGGTGGCAGAGGCCAAGCGGCTTGCCCGTGCGCTCGGGCCGGTGATCGACGAAGCCACGATCGAGCGGACGATCGAGGCGCTGATCGCCCGCTGGGAGGGGGACGAGGCCGCAGAGGGCGTCGGTGCCTTCTTCGAGAAGCGCCCGCCGCGCTGGGCCGGCTGA
- a CDS encoding SH3 domain-containing protein, with protein sequence MRLILPLFFCVAFAGVATAQTLRNDSGGAVNLRGGPGTLFPVLGTLGAGVAVERGRCDLEGRWCLVSTDGAFGWVNTAYLAARSPTAPVPEVIVTPLPSTGAAPFEPPADLPREIVSAVLGLGGGTVTGARPPTILSTTAPMWNITTGEVNLRSGPGTGNPVVGQLRPGEGGRIDVCSPDEQWCRIGAPDGRQGWVKATLIGERRMAP encoded by the coding sequence ATGCGACTGATCCTGCCCCTTTTTTTCTGCGTGGCCTTCGCCGGGGTCGCGACGGCCCAGACCCTGCGCAACGACAGTGGCGGTGCCGTCAATCTGCGGGGCGGGCCGGGAACGCTCTTTCCGGTGCTGGGCACGCTCGGGGCGGGTGTGGCCGTCGAGCGTGGCCGCTGCGATCTCGAAGGGCGCTGGTGCCTCGTCTCGACCGACGGAGCGTTCGGGTGGGTCAATACGGCCTATCTCGCGGCGCGGTCGCCGACAGCGCCGGTCCCCGAGGTGATCGTCACACCGCTGCCGTCCACCGGCGCTGCGCCGTTCGAGCCGCCCGCCGACCTGCCGCGCGAGATCGTATCGGCGGTCCTCGGGCTGGGCGGCGGCACCGTCACGGGCGCGCGGCCGCCCACCATCCTGTCGACCACGGCCCCGATGTGGAACATCACCACCGGCGAGGTGAACCTGCGATCCGGGCCGGGCACCGGTAATCCGGTCGTCGGTCAACTGCGGCCGGGCGAGGGCGGGCGCATCGACGTCTGCTCGCCCGACGAGCAATGGTGCCGCATCGGCGCGCCTGACGGCCGGCAGGGTTGGGTGAAGGCGACGCTGATCGGCGAGCGCCGGATGGCGCCCTAA
- a CDS encoding CopG family transcriptional regulator, whose amino-acid sequence MPKQVKATETEKITMNLGYVDLGRIDLLVEEGFFTNRTDFIRTAIRAQLDRHGTEVGALVERRVLEMGLRDITRAELEAARAAGERLHVKVVGLARLAEDIPPDLARETIAEITVLGALQASPALKDALRDRIR is encoded by the coding sequence ATGCCGAAGCAGGTGAAGGCGACCGAGACCGAGAAGATCACGATGAACCTGGGATATGTCGATCTTGGGCGGATCGATCTTCTGGTCGAGGAAGGCTTTTTCACCAATCGGACCGATTTCATCAGGACCGCAATCCGGGCGCAGCTTGACCGGCACGGCACCGAGGTCGGGGCGCTCGTCGAGCGTCGCGTGCTGGAGATGGGCCTGCGGGACATCACGCGGGCCGAACTCGAGGCCGCGCGCGCGGCGGGCGAACGGCTGCATGTCAAGGTCGTCGGCCTGGCCCGGCTCGCCGAGGACATTCCGCCGGATCTCGCCCGCGAGACCATCGCAGAAATCACCGTGCTGGGGGCGCTTCAGGCGTCGCCCGCACTTAAAGACGCCCTGCGCGACCGCATCAGGTAA
- a CDS encoding nuclear transport factor 2 family protein, giving the protein MTAAETDLRDVAQRYCEGVYHARPEIFEEICHDRFAMTEITPEGGENAWDKASYLERVRGRSAFPGDVSAEILDVDIAGDEIARVHLWVDVPPRRYEDHLGFVRVDGSWKLLTKVFRTMGPSTVEA; this is encoded by the coding sequence GTGACTGCCGCCGAAACCGATCTTCGCGACGTCGCGCAGCGTTACTGCGAGGGCGTCTACCACGCGCGCCCCGAGATCTTCGAGGAGATCTGCCACGACCGCTTCGCGATGACCGAGATCACGCCCGAGGGTGGCGAGAACGCATGGGACAAGGCGTCCTATCTCGAGCGGGTGCGGGGCCGGTCGGCCTTTCCGGGCGACGTATCGGCCGAGATCCTCGATGTCGACATCGCGGGTGACGAGATCGCGCGCGTCCATCTCTGGGTCGATGTGCCGCCGCGCCGCTACGAGGATCATCTCGGCTTCGTCCGCGTGGACGGGTCGTGGAAGCTTCTGACGAAGGTGTTCCGCACGATGGGCCCTTCGACGGTGGAGGCGTAG
- a CDS encoding DUF6653 family protein, whose amino-acid sequence MDVFRGAERMMAMDDATWRRHANPWSVWSRFTVLPLLVLAIWSRVWLGWWALLPIALALGWNWLNPRVFPPVDRLGGWAGRAVMGERIFLEHRSEIAPHHRRAATVLTWASAAGAVPLVVGLWALWWEGAVFGTLLAALPKVWFCDRMVWIYEDWVGAGRALPGEDMT is encoded by the coding sequence ATGGACGTCTTCCGGGGCGCCGAGCGGATGATGGCGATGGACGACGCGACATGGCGCCGACATGCCAACCCGTGGTCGGTCTGGTCGCGCTTCACGGTCCTGCCGCTTCTGGTTCTGGCGATCTGGAGCCGGGTCTGGCTGGGGTGGTGGGCGCTTCTGCCGATCGCCTTGGCGCTCGGGTGGAACTGGCTGAACCCGAGGGTCTTTCCACCGGTGGACCGGCTCGGTGGCTGGGCGGGACGCGCCGTCATGGGTGAGCGCATCTTCCTCGAGCACCGGAGCGAGATCGCGCCGCATCACCGTCGCGCCGCCACGGTCCTGACCTGGGCCTCGGCCGCGGGAGCCGTTCCGCTGGTCGTCGGGCTCTGGGCGCTTTGGTGGGAGGGTGCGGTGTTCGGAACGCTGCTGGCGGCGCTGCCGAAGGTCTGGTTCTGCGATCGGATGGTCTGGATCTACGAGGATTGGGTGGGCGCAGGTCGCGCGCTGCCGGGGGAGGACATGACATGA
- a CDS encoding GFA family protein has product MADTLSGRCLCGACAFTARPDGPAGTGACHCGMCRKWSGGIFMSVDCGDSVAFEDGAPLGRFRGSDWGERVFCTACGASLLWQLQDGTHQHVSIQCFEDPGQFEIGVEVFIDKKPGNYALAGDRKTMTEAEVFALYASEGGTT; this is encoded by the coding sequence GTGGCCGACACACTCTCCGGACGCTGCCTCTGCGGGGCTTGTGCCTTCACCGCGCGCCCCGACGGGCCCGCGGGGACGGGCGCCTGTCACTGCGGCATGTGCCGGAAATGGTCGGGCGGCATCTTCATGTCCGTCGATTGCGGCGACAGCGTCGCCTTCGAAGACGGCGCGCCGCTGGGCCGCTTTCGCGGATCGGACTGGGGCGAGCGGGTGTTCTGCACGGCATGCGGCGCGTCGCTGCTCTGGCAGCTCCAGGACGGCACGCACCAGCATGTCTCGATCCAGTGTTTCGAGGACCCGGGCCAGTTCGAGATCGGCGTCGAGGTCTTCATCGACAAGAAGCCCGGCAATTACGCCCTCGCGGGCGACCGCAAGACGATGACGGAGGCCGAGGTCTTCGCGCTCTATGCTTCCGAAGGAGGAACGACCTGA
- a CDS encoding NADH-quinone oxidoreductase subunit A, which translates to MPDMLMEYLPILIFLGVAIGLGLVLILAAALIAVRAPDPEKVSAYECGFNAFDDARMKFDVRFYLVAILFIIFDLEIAFLFPWAVSFAGLSMEAFWSMMVFLAVLTVGFAYEWKKGALDWE; encoded by the coding sequence GTGCCAGACATGCTGATGGAATACCTGCCCATCCTGATCTTTCTCGGCGTGGCCATCGGGCTCGGCCTCGTCCTGATCCTCGCCGCTGCCCTGATCGCCGTGCGTGCTCCGGACCCCGAGAAGGTTTCGGCCTACGAATGCGGCTTCAATGCCTTCGATGATGCGCGCATGAAGTTCGACGTCCGGTTTTACCTCGTCGCCATCCTCTTCATCATCTTCGACCTCGAGATCGCATTCCTGTTTCCGTGGGCCGTGTCCTTCGCGGGCCTTTCGATGGAGGCGTTCTGGTCGATGATGGTCTTCCTCGCCGTGCTCACGGTTGGCTTCGCCTACGAGTGGAAGAAGGGCGCGCTCGACTGGGAGTGA
- a CDS encoding NADH-quinone oxidoreductase subunit B family protein, producing the protein MGVQTGLNTAGGDKEHATQLLNRELQDKGFLLTSTEDIINWARTGSLHWMTFGLACCAVEMMHTAMPRYDMERFGTAPRASPRQSDLMIVAGTLTNKMAPALRKVYDQMPEPRYVLSMGSCANGGGYYHYSYSVVRGCDRIVPVDLYVPGCPPTAEALLYGLLQLQRKIRRTGTLVR; encoded by the coding sequence ATGGGCGTGCAGACCGGACTGAACACCGCGGGCGGCGACAAGGAGCATGCGACGCAGCTCCTGAACCGCGAGCTTCAGGACAAGGGCTTCCTGCTGACCTCGACCGAGGACATCATCAACTGGGCGCGCACCGGCTCGCTCCACTGGATGACGTTCGGGCTGGCTTGCTGCGCGGTCGAGATGATGCACACGGCCATGCCACGCTATGACATGGAACGCTTCGGCACCGCGCCCCGCGCGTCTCCGCGCCAGTCGGACCTGATGATCGTGGCGGGCACGCTGACCAACAAGATGGCGCCCGCACTCCGCAAGGTCTATGACCAGATGCCGGAGCCGCGATACGTCCTCTCGATGGGCAGCTGCGCCAATGGCGGCGGCTACTATCACTACAGCTATTCCGTCGTGCGCGGCTGCGACCGGATCGTGCCGGTCGACCTTTACGTGCCGGGTTGCCCGCCGACGGCAGAGGCATTGCTCTACGGGTTGCTGCAACTTCAGCGGAAGATCCGCCGGACAGGGACCCTCGTGCGATGA
- a CDS encoding lytic murein transglycosylase, giving the protein MFTRRAITLTLALWPLAACANAPALSGRAVSRPSDPDLVPRATPGWSSWVAAFKPRAAAAGIRADVVERAFRGQGYVPGVVARDRNQTEFKRSFEDYLNIVAPERKVQAGRAAFARHRSTLSAIESRYGVPAEIVAAIWGVESNFGQRRGDIPTISAVSTLAFDGRRGAFFEKQLIAALRILQSGDITPERMLGSWAGAMGHTQFIPTSYLQSAVDFTGDGRRDIWSDDPADALASAAAYLRDAGWQRGQSWAVEDPSGNLTPDRGGPSFRTGPNFRVIKRYNNSDSYALGVGHLADRIAGGGALRQGFGPDGDGLVKSQRVDLQRRLTAAGFDTDGDDGVLGPKSRAAIAAYQRSVGLEATGRPSVALLQRLGG; this is encoded by the coding sequence ATGTTCACCCGTCGCGCGATCACCCTGACCCTCGCCCTATGGCCGCTCGCGGCCTGCGCCAACGCGCCCGCCCTGTCGGGCCGCGCCGTCTCCCGGCCCTCCGACCCGGATCTCGTGCCGCGCGCGACGCCCGGCTGGTCGTCCTGGGTCGCGGCGTTCAAGCCGCGCGCCGCCGCCGCGGGGATCCGCGCCGATGTGGTCGAGCGCGCCTTTCGGGGGCAGGGCTACGTGCCCGGCGTGGTCGCCCGCGACCGCAACCAGACCGAGTTCAAGCGCAGCTTCGAGGATTACCTCAACATCGTCGCCCCCGAGCGGAAGGTGCAGGCGGGTCGCGCCGCCTTCGCGCGCCACCGCTCGACCCTTTCGGCCATCGAAAGCCGCTACGGCGTGCCCGCCGAGATCGTCGCCGCCATCTGGGGCGTCGAGAGCAATTTCGGCCAGCGGCGCGGCGACATCCCTACGATCAGCGCCGTCTCGACACTGGCCTTCGACGGGCGGCGGGGCGCGTTCTTCGAAAAGCAGCTGATCGCCGCGCTGCGCATCCTGCAATCGGGCGACATCACGCCCGAGCGGATGCTCGGGAGCTGGGCGGGGGCGATGGGGCACACGCAGTTCATCCCGACGAGCTACCTGCAATCGGCGGTCGATTTCACCGGCGACGGACGCCGCGACATCTGGAGCGATGACCCGGCGGATGCGCTGGCTTCGGCGGCGGCCTATCTGCGGGATGCGGGCTGGCAGCGGGGCCAGAGCTGGGCGGTCGAGGATCCGTCGGGGAATCTCACGCCGGATCGCGGCGGACCCAGCTTCCGGACAGGCCCGAACTTCCGGGTCATCAAGCGCTACAACAATTCGGATTCCTACGCGCTGGGCGTCGGCCACCTGGCGGATCGGATCGCCGGGGGCGGGGCGCTGCGGCAAGGGTTCGGCCCGGATGGCGACGGGTTGGTGAAGTCGCAGCGGGTCGATCTGCAACGACGCCTGACCGCCGCCGGGTTCGACACCGATGGCGATGACGGCGTGCTCGGCCCCAAGAGCCGGGCCGCGATCGCCGCCTATCAGCGGAGCGTCGGTCTCGAGGCGACGGGGCGTCCGTCGGTCGCGCTGTTGCAGCGTCTCGGAGGCTAG
- a CDS encoding PHB depolymerase family esterase yields the protein MDGDFMAAMRRTLDLTKSGDLGTATRQIQAALSGSGDAPHAEAAAEPDPKPKRTAATASRVEDAEIVDETPPRRRARKPLGATLDALRRRPRATGGAMPELADGAVWDRRRHAGRFGARDVRVHIPASVAAEGAAGLIVMLHGCTQTPEDFAIGTAMGRQAEDHRLVVAYPAQDRSANAQGCWAWFQPADQGRGGESALIAEMAGQIATEFAVPDGRVFVAGLSAGGAMAAVTAAAHPEVFGAAGVHSGLAPGAARDMVSAFAAMRGDGTAAQPGPTMPMILFHGDADRTVAPAAADWGTRDLDTPATDAPANHGRRVRRTVGRTMAGGAVEVWRIAGAGHAWSGGDPRGSYADAAGPDASAEMVRFFLGLS from the coding sequence ATGGACGGAGACTTCATGGCGGCCATGCGCCGCACGCTCGACCTGACAAAGAGCGGCGATCTCGGCACGGCGACGCGTCAGATCCAGGCCGCACTGTCGGGCAGCGGAGACGCGCCGCACGCGGAGGCCGCGGCCGAACCGGACCCGAAGCCGAAGCGCACGGCCGCGACCGCTTCCCGGGTCGAGGACGCCGAAATCGTGGACGAGACACCGCCGCGTCGCCGCGCCCGCAAGCCGCTGGGTGCCACGCTGGACGCTCTGCGCAGGCGGCCCCGCGCGACGGGCGGTGCGATGCCCGAACTCGCCGACGGGGCGGTCTGGGACAGAAGGCGCCATGCCGGGCGGTTCGGGGCCCGCGATGTCCGGGTCCATATTCCCGCCAGCGTCGCCGCAGAGGGGGCGGCGGGGCTGATCGTGATGCTGCATGGTTGCACCCAGACGCCCGAGGATTTCGCCATCGGCACCGCGATGGGGCGCCAAGCCGAAGATCATCGCCTCGTCGTCGCCTATCCCGCACAAGACCGGTCGGCCAATGCGCAGGGCTGCTGGGCCTGGTTTCAACCTGCCGATCAGGGACGGGGCGGCGAATCCGCCCTGATCGCCGAGATGGCGGGCCAGATCGCAACGGAATTCGCGGTGCCCGACGGGCGCGTCTTTGTGGCGGGCCTGTCGGCCGGGGGCGCGATGGCGGCGGTCACGGCCGCCGCGCATCCCGAGGTCTTCGGGGCGGCGGGCGTGCATTCGGGGCTGGCGCCGGGCGCGGCCCGCGACATGGTCTCGGCCTTCGCGGCGATGCGCGGTGACGGGACGGCGGCGCAGCCGGGACCCACCATGCCGATGATCCTCTTTCACGGGGACGCGGATCGGACCGTCGCGCCGGCCGCGGCGGACTGGGGCACGCGCGATCTCGATACGCCTGCCACCGATGCTCCGGCAAACCATGGCCGCAGGGTCCGGCGCACGGTCGGGCGGACGATGGCCGGCGGCGCGGTCGAGGTCTGGCGCATCGCCGGGGCCGGGCACGCGTGGTCCGGGGGCGATCCGCGCGGCAGCTATGCCGACGCGGCCGGTCCGGACGCCTCGGCCGAGATGGTGCGGTTCTTCCTCGGACTGTCCTGA
- a CDS encoding NADH-quinone oxidoreductase subunit C — translation MSDQLEELVAHIEMRQPERITGHSIAHGELTLEAIASDIPALVEFLKTDEQCRFTSLVDITAIDYPGDERRFVVVYHFLSMYRNQRIRLKAAVREEEIVPSITEVYPAANWFEREVFDMFGILFSGHPDLRRILTDYGFRGYPLRKDFPTTGYTEVRYDEVQKRVVYEPVSLTQEYRQFDFMSPWEGAEYVLPGDEKGEAK, via the coding sequence ATGAGCGACCAACTCGAAGAACTCGTCGCCCATATCGAGATGCGCCAACCCGAGCGCATCACGGGCCATTCCATCGCCCATGGCGAGCTGACGCTGGAAGCCATCGCGTCGGACATCCCTGCGCTCGTGGAGTTTCTCAAGACCGACGAGCAGTGCCGTTTCACGTCGCTCGTGGACATCACGGCCATCGACTATCCGGGCGACGAGCGCCGCTTCGTCGTGGTCTATCATTTCCTCTCGATGTACCGGAACCAGCGCATCCGCCTGAAGGCCGCGGTTCGCGAGGAAGAGATCGTGCCCTCGATCACCGAGGTCTATCCGGCGGCGAACTGGTTCGAACGCGAGGTGTTCGACATGTTCGGCATCCTCTTCTCGGGCCATCCGGACCTGCGCCGCATCCTCACCGATTACGGCTTCCGGGGCTATCCGCTGCGCAAGGACTTCCCGACGACCGGCTACACCGAGGTCCGCTATGACGAGGTTCAGAAGCGCGTCGTCTACGAGCCGGTCTCGCTGACGCAGGAATACCGCCAGTTCGACTTCATGTCCCCCTGGGAGGGCGCGGAATACGTGCTGCCCGGCGACGAGAAAGGCGAGGCGAAGTGA
- a CDS encoding NADH-quinone oxidoreductase subunit D yields the protein MDGDLTPARGYEDALTGEQKIRNFNINFGPQHPAAHGVLRLVLELDGEIVERCDPHIGLLHRGTEKLMESRTYLQNLPYLDRLDYVAPMNQEHAWCLAIERLTGTEVPRRAQLIRVLYCEIGRILSHILNVTTQAMDVGALTPPLWGFEEREKLMVFYERASGGRLHAAYFRPGGVHQDLPPDLIDDIETWIADFPRVLADIDGLLTENRIFKQRNVDIAIVSEQEVMDWGFSGVMARGSGLAWDLRRAQPYECYDEFDFLIPTGNNGDCYDRYLVRMEEMRQSLRIMTQAIEKLRAPEGQGDVLARGKMTPPNRGDMKTSMESLIHHFKLYTEGFHVPAGEVYAAVEAPKGEFGVYMVSDGSNKPYRAKLRAPGYLHLQAMDHIARGHQLADVAAIIGTLDVVFGEIDR from the coding sequence ATGGATGGCGACCTGACCCCGGCCCGCGGATACGAGGACGCCCTCACCGGCGAGCAGAAGATCCGCAACTTCAACATCAACTTCGGGCCTCAGCACCCGGCGGCGCATGGCGTGCTGCGGCTTGTGCTGGAGCTCGACGGCGAGATCGTCGAGCGCTGCGATCCGCATATCGGCCTTCTGCATCGCGGCACCGAGAAGCTGATGGAGAGCCGGACCTACCTCCAGAACCTTCCCTATCTCGACCGCCTCGATTACGTGGCGCCGATGAACCAGGAGCATGCCTGGTGCCTCGCCATCGAGCGGCTGACCGGCACCGAGGTGCCGCGCCGCGCCCAGCTGATCCGGGTGCTCTACTGCGAGATCGGGCGCATCCTCAGCCACATCCTCAACGTCACCACGCAGGCGATGGACGTCGGCGCGCTGACCCCGCCGCTCTGGGGTTTCGAGGAGCGCGAGAAGCTGATGGTGTTCTACGAGCGGGCCTCGGGCGGCCGGCTCCACGCCGCCTATTTCCGGCCCGGCGGCGTCCATCAGGACCTGCCGCCCGACCTGATCGACGACATCGAGACCTGGATCGCGGACTTCCCGCGCGTCCTCGCCGATATCGACGGCCTGCTGACCGAGAACCGGATCTTCAAGCAGCGCAATGTCGACATCGCCATCGTCTCCGAGCAGGAGGTGATGGACTGGGGCTTCTCGGGCGTGATGGCGCGCGGGTCGGGCCTCGCCTGGGACCTGCGCCGCGCGCAGCCCTACGAGTGCTACGACGAGTTCGACTTCCTGATCCCCACGGGCAACAACGGCGATTGCTACGATCGCTACCTCGTCCGTATGGAGGAGATGCGGCAGTCGCTCCGGATCATGACGCAGGCCATCGAGAAGCTGCGCGCCCCCGAAGGGCAGGGCGACGTGCTGGCCCGCGGCAAGATGACCCCGCCGAACCGGGGCGACATGAAGACCTCGATGGAAAGCCTCATCCATCACTTCAAGCTTTATACCGAAGGCTTCCACGTCCCCGCGGGCGAGGTCTATGCCGCCGTCGAGGCGCCCAAGGGCGAGTTCGGCGTCTACATGGTCTCGGACGGGTCCAACAAACCCTACCGCGCAAAGCTGCGCGCGCCGGGCTACCTGCACCTGCAGGCGATGGATCACATCGCCCGGGGGCATCAGCTCGCCGACGTCGCCGCCATCATCGGGACGCTGGACGTGGTGTTCGGCGAGATCGACCGCTAA